The Mycoplasmopsis columbinasalis genomic interval TTAGATATGCAAATCAAGTTTTTCATTGCTAATAATTTGTCAACTGTTTCTTTAAACTCATCATTGAATTTTGAAGCAGATGTTAAAAAAATAGTAAAAAATAATTTTTCTATTTCTTTATATGGCTTTTTAACAAGCTGAAAAGTTATTACTGAGGAAATCAAAGATCAAGTAATAACAGCAAAAAAAGAAATAAAAAATATACAATCACATTTTGTAGATAACTCTATAACAAACGACTATTCGCCAAAAGTTCGTGAACTTAGCATTAAAATTTCTGAGTTAAAAGCTGAACGAGAATTTCTAGTAAATTCAGCTCAAGAAAGATACCGAAAATTTTCTAAAGAAAACAAACAATTTCTATTGGACTTTGATAACTTAGGTTACCTTTTTAAAGAACCAAAACAAAGACTGAACATAATTTTAAATCGATTAAAAACTCAATATGAACATTGCCAAACTCCTTTTGAAACTTTGAATAATAAGAGTTTGTCAGACGTGATTCAAGAAAATAATGAATACATCGAAAGTGTCAGTTTACTTTTTAACTGATTAGTTTTACTGCGTGATTTTGTCACACAAGAAACAGACTTAACAATTGATCAACAAATTCAACTTAGACAACTGTTTTTACTCTCAAAAATTACGTCAACTTCAGGAATTGAACCTATTAAATTTATTACACCATTTTACCAATTAGACTATATTGGCGCCCTAAACATCGACTTTAGTTCGATTTTAATTGAGAAAAAGAAAATCGTTTTTATTATTGATTCAGCACCAGATACATTTTTTAATGAGAAGAAAACTTTTTTAAATGCGTTTGCTAAAAAACTTACTGACGCAGGAATGAGTTGCATTTTCATTTCAAATGATACTTATTTAATGAAACACTTAAATTTATCTGAACTTTACGTTTTTGTCGATCAAAAAGAAATTGAATTTGGCAATTATGAAACTTTAATTTCAAATCCATTTAACCCCTGATTAAGATATCCAAGTTTAAAAAATATAAAAAATAGTAAGGATTTATTGCATAGTTTTGCTGATGATTATTTGTTCTATGATATTTATGAAGTTAACGACGACCAGTATGTTATAGGTAATTTAGCAAACTTCAAAGTTTGAAACAAAAAAATTAAAACTGATCAAATTGACTTTACTCTAAGCGATGATACTAAAGACACAAACACTGAGAATATCGACAACAATTTAGAAAACCCTTTTAACGAAACAATGTTTATGATTGCAGACTTGCACAATTCGGAATATGAATTTAATTACAACTGATTAGATTGAACCACAAATTTTGCTAAGCAGTGAGAAGCACATAATAGTTTAGAGGTTAAAACTAAAGAAGCTGAAAGTACTGAAATTTTGCAAGATATCTATTAAATTAAAGGCTAATTATGCCGTTTTCAAATGAAAATGTATATAATTTTTATACATTTTTTTTATTTTTTAGTAAAATAATCACTTTTTTGATTGGACACCGTTATGATTGACAAAATATATAAACCACAAACTATTGAACCAGCAACAAGTGCAAAACGAAGTCGAAACAAAGTTTATTCGCAGCACGACCATACCAAACCACCTTTCACAATTCTTTTACCTCCCCCTAATGTAACTGGGATGTTGCACATTGGTCACGCAATTGATACATATTTACAGGACACCATTATTAGATTCAAACGTTTTGATGGGTTTGATACTTTTTATGTTGCCGGAATGGATCATGCCGGAATTGCAACACAAAGTAAAGTTGAGAGTGTGCTTTACCAGACACAAGGTCTAACGCGTCACGATTTAGGTCGTGAAAAGTTTCTTGCGAAAGTTTGAGAATGAAAAGAAGAATACGCACAAAAATTTAGACAACAATGAGCTGCCCTTGGACTTGCCCTTGACTACGACAAGGAAAGATTTACCTTGGACGAAAAATCAAACCAAGCAGTAAACAAAGCTTTTATCGAACTTTACAACAAAGGTTTGATTTATCGTGATGTCAAAGCAATTAACTGAGATCCAGTACTTAAAACTGCGGTTTCGAACATAGAAGTTTACACGGAAACTACTAAACAAGAAATGTTATATATCAAGTATCCAATTAAAGATAGTAACGAGTTTGTAGTAATTGCCACCGTACGACCAGAAACTATGTTGAGTGATGTTGCTGTTGTGTACAATCCAACTGATACTAGATACAACCACAAAAAATGAACAATCATTCATCCGTTAACTGGCAAAGAATTGCCAATGATTGCTGATAAATACGTTGACCCTAAATTTGGCACCGGTCTAATGAAATTATCAGCGCACGCGGAAGCTGATGTTGAAATTATGCAAAAGCATAACTTGCCAATCAACGAAACTATTGATCAAGACGGCAAGATTAACTGCCCTGATTCACCTTTCCACGGTCTTGATCGTTTTGTGGCACGGCAAACTATGAAAGAACACTTACAAAAACACGGTTTTATTGAAAAAATTCGCAAAGTTAATTCGCAAGTGGGGCACTCAGAACGGTCAAAAACTCCAATTGAAGTTTTAGTGATGCCACAATGATTTGTCAAAATGGATGTGCTTTCGAAAAACTTAATTAAACATTTACGTGGCAAAAACGGCGTGAAATTCATTCCACCTCGTTTTAAAAACGTGTTGCAAAAGTGAATGGAAAATGTCCACGACTGAAACATTTCTCGGCAACTTTGGTGAGGCCACCGCATTCCTGCTTGATACAAGGATAATGAAATCAAAGTCCAAGTTGAAAGTCCTGGTGCAGGCTGAACCCAAGATCCAGATGTACTTGATACGTGATTTAGTTCTGGTTTAGCGCCATTTTCGTTCTTAGGTTGACCAGAGCAAAGTGCTGACTTACAACGTTACTATCCAGCTTCATTACTAGTTACAGGTTACGATATTATTTTCTTTTGAGTAGCACGCATGTATTTCTTTGGATTAGAATTTACTGACCAAGCACCTTTTGAAAATGTGTTAATTCATGGTTTAGTGCGTGATGAAAATGGTCGCAAAATGTCTAAGTCGCTTAATAACGGTGTTGATCCAATGGAAGTAATTGCTGAGTATGGTTCTGATGCGTTGCGTTGGTATTTAATTACTAATTCTACTGCGGGATTAGACCTTAATTTTTCAATGGAAGGTGTCAAACGCGGTTTTGCTTTGTGCAACAAGCTATGAAATATTGCACGTTTCATTCAACAATTAGATGAAAATTCAACCAAAAATGAAATTCAAGAACTTGCCGACACCTGAATTGACCGTAAAATTTCACACACTTACGAATTAGTAGAACGTTTAATGAAAAAATACGAATTCACTGTGATTGGTCGTAAACTTGAACGCTTTGTAATGCAAGATTTTTCTTCGTGGTATGTTGAAATCCTAAAAGTTGGTTACAACAAAACCAAGTTACTAGCCACTTTTAAGAAATTATTAATTTTGTTACATCCATTTTTACCTTTTATTACTGATCACTTGTACCAAACAATGTATGGCGAAGAAATTACGGCAGTTACTTTCAAAACAGCTGGGATTGTGCGCAAGCATTCAGCAGGTGAAGCAACTTACCGTTTGTTTAACGACATTATTTCCACAGTCAAAGGTATTCGTGACTTTCGTGAAAAATTCAACTTAAGTAAAAATACAGTGATTCAATATGATTTTTACTCACGAACACCAGATTTATATTCAATTAAGAACAACGAGATTGCAAAGAAAGTTTGTGCAAAATTAGCTAATGCTGAGTGAGTTCAAAATTCAGACTACTTGCATGCGAAGATTGAAGCTGAATACGATCCTGAAGAGGGTGGTTACGTGTACATTTTGTTAGATCGCCAAATGCGTGAACAGCAAATTAAACAACTTAAAAAATCGGTTGAACATCTCACTAACGAAATTCAACGGAGCAAACGACTTTTGAGTAACAACAACTTTTTACTTAAAGCTCCTAAAAAACTAATTCACGCTGAGCAACGTAAAATCGAATATAACAGTGACCAACTTGAGTACGTCAAAGAAAATCTTGAGCAAGCTCTCAGTAACTATGAAACTCAACTAGCAACAGAATCCAAACCAAAGGAAAAATAAAAATGCAAATCTATAAAAGCAAAGAAATTGTGGAAAAAATCACAAATGAACTGAGAGAACAATTCACGGTGCTAGCACATGATTTAGGTCGTAAACCACGACTTGCGATCATTCAAGTTGGCGAACATGAAGCATCTGCTAAATACATTCAGAAAAAAATGCAAAAAGCAACTGAAGTAAATGTTGAAGCCAAACTCTATCACTTCCCAGTTGAAATTACTAAACGAGACTTGCTCAAAGCAATCGACGAAATTAATGAAGAAGCAGATGGCATTATTGTGCAACTCCCTTTACCAACTTCGCTACCAAGTCAAATTATTCTAGATTCAGTTCGCATTGAAAAAGATATTGACGGTTTAAGCAATCGTAACGAATTTAATTTTTATAACGACAAAACAAAATATTTTCACTCTACACCTGCCACTGCTTTAGCGGTGAAAGAACTTGTAAACTACTATAACATAGATGTAAAGGGCAAACGTGTTGGCGTTATTGGTCGTTCACATTTAGTGGGTAAACCAATTGCCCATATTATGAAACAAATGGGCGCAATTGTTTCAACTTATTCAAAAAAATCAACTATTAAAGGTATTGAAGTTTGTGATGTCATCGTTACTGGAGCTGGCGATCCTTTAATGCTCAAACGCGAACACATTAAAGAAGGCGCGATTATTATTGATGTTGGTGCCACTTACATTGAACAAGACGGTAAAAAAGTGTTGTTTGGCGACTTAGACACTACTGACCTCGAGGGTTGAGTGCAAGGTTATTCGCCAGCGCCAGGCGGCGTTGGACCTCTTACCGTGGTCTCGCTTTTCAAAAATTTAGTAGAAGCTATTAAACACAAAATCGGAATTTAATTTTTGATGTTAAAAAGTTACCTTGAAAACGTTTACTGAGGAAGTTAGCAAATATTAAAATTTAAAATTTGATTAAATAAAAAAATAACAGAACATTAAATGACAAGAAAAACAAATTCTTGTCTTTTTTGTTTTTATTGAATGTATAAATTTACAAAATATTCTGTTATTTTTTTTATTCATTTTTTAAAAGTGTTCTTTATAAGCAATATTATAAGTTTTTAAACGGAGATAAATATTATGAAATTGTTAAGAGACGAAAACATTAAATCAATTATTAAAATTATCAAAAGTAGAACTTCACTTGTTAGGTTTGCAAAAAGTGCATAGATCAACAAAAGGATGATATGTAAGAAAACTTCTTAACAAAACAAAACTTGATAATTTAGGATAATTTATGTTAGACCTCATTTTTAAAAAGCTTTTTCCAATTTACAGATTAATTTCGGAACAAATAAACACTCTTTGGCTTGACACATCTACAGATCACAAAACGAAATTCAACGAGAAATATTTTTTATTTTGTCGTAGAAAATTAAACTTTTACATAACAATTGTGGTGTTTATTGTAATTTTGTCTATTTCTTTATTCAGTATTTTTATCTGACTCGCAACAGAAAAAGAATATATTTTTTTTAAAAAAATAATTACGAGTGATTCGGCAAATTTACCAATAGGTTTAAAAGTAGTTTGCTATTTACCTGCATGCGTTTTCTTTTGCATTGGATTTTATTTTGGTTATTACCTAATTTTCTATCAATACAAGACTAAACTTCGTTTTCAATCTTGACAAGAAAACAACAAATTATTATCTGATCAAAATTTAGTGGAAAACAATTTTTCAAAAGATTACGATTCATCTATTCAAACAAATCTGACGGAAAAACATAAATTTATTTTGTTAAAAACGGATGAAGAATTTAAAGATTACGAAATGATGCCTTCAACAAAGCGATTTAAATACAATAACAAATTCTTCATTAAATCTGAAGACAACAAAAACGACTTATTTTATATGTTTCTAGTGTGCAATATTGAGAAATTAGTTGTTGATGGCAAAAAAGCAACTTTAGAAATGTTTAGAGAAGAAGCTATTAAATATTTAGATTTAAAGTTGAATTAGCTTGATAGTAAAAAACAAAAAAAGAATTGAGGAAGTTTTGATTATTGCGGATGTATTTGCTTGAGTTTTAAAGACATTCTGTCCATTTTTAACGTTAATTTTAGGACAAATTACATTTTTTTGATTAGAAACTTCAGTTGTAAAAAAAATAAAATTTAATGAAAAATACTTTACATTTGTTCGAAAAAAGTTAAAGTTTCATATGTTCATTGAGTTATTTCTGATAATTATATTTGGTATTTTCTGTAGTATTTTTATCTGGCTTTATATTGAAAAAAGAAATCTTTATTGTTTGTTAGCACTTTTTTTGGTATTCTTTGACTTTGTACTGTCGGTATATTTTTTGAACTATGTATTGCAAAAGTACGTTTTCAAGTTTGGCAAGAAAATAACAAATTACTACCAGACGAAAATTTAGTAGAAAATAATTTTTCAAAAAACTACGATCAATCAATTCAAATAAGTTTTATGGAAAAACATAAATTCTGTTTTATTGGTAAAAGAAGAGATGAAAATAAAGACGAAGAATTTAACAAATTTGAAATCCAACCAGTGGAATATTTTTGTTTCGATAATCAATTTTTCATTGATTCAGATGAAAACAAAAGTGAATTATTTTATTTGTTTTTAGTGTCTGATTTTGACAATGTGTTTATTGATAATAAGAAAGTAAATTTAGAAATGTTCACTAGAGATGCCATTAAATATTTGGATCTCAAATTTGATTAAAACATTAAAAAATGATTGTTTAATAGCAGTCATTTTTCTTTAAAAAGCAAGACTTTTTTGGTACTTTCTTTTCTTTCTAAAATGTGCTTTTGTATTAAAATATAAGCAATTTATAATAAGTGAGTATTTTATTACTAATTTTAAAGCATACCTTGTTTTTGAATATATCTATATTATAGTAATATTCGCAAAATTGTGATTATGCAAAACGACGAAGGAGACAAAATGTCATTTATTAATTTAGTAACTAAAAAAGTTAATGAATTACCTAAGACCAAAATCGTTTTAATTGACGGTGCTGATCCTAGAGCAATTGATGCAGCTAAACAATTGGCAGCTTATAAAAATTTAGAAGTTTCTTTACTTGTTGAAACAGACAAAGATGTTTTAAGCAATCAATTTATCAATATTTTTGCAGATCAAAGCAAACTTAAAGCTTTAGCTAACGACTACAAAGAATTGAGAAACAAAAAAGATGCTGAAAAAGGTAAACCAGCTTCTGAAAGTGATGAAAGCGCATTACAAGCATTATCAACTCGTCCATTTTATGCGATGATGCTTTTACTAAACGGTGAAGTAGATGCTGTGGTAGGTGGTTTGAATTATTCAACAGCTGATATTTTACGAGCAGCATTCAAAACCGTGGGTCCAAAACCGGGAGTTAAAACTATTTCATCAGTTATGATTATGCACCAAGATGAAAAACTTGCTTTCTTTAGTGATATTTCAGTAAATCCTGACCCTACTAAAGAAATGTTGGTTGATATCGCAACAAACGCAGCAGCTTTTGTGAAATCATTTGACATTGATCCTAAAATTGCATTCCTTTCATTTTCAACAAACTATAGCGCAAAAACCCCAAGAACTGAATTGGTGCACGAAGCAACTTTTGACTTCAACGCTAAGTACAATGGTACAAAGGCAATCGGTGAAGTTCAACTTGATGCTGCGCTTGATTTAGGCGTACGTGCTTCAAAATACAAAATGGAATCATTTAATGAACCTGCTAACACATTAATTTTTCCAAACCTTGAAGCAGGTAACATTGGTTACAAATTAGTACAACGTTATGCCGGTTATGGCGCAATTGGTCCTATCATCACTGGAGTAAACAAACCAGTTAACGACCTTTCACGTGGTGCCAAAACCCAAGATGTTGTGGAAACTGTTTTAATAACAGCTATTCAAGCACACAACTAAAATCTAAATTTTTAAATTTTTGGACTTTTGATGTTCAAAAATTTTACATTTTCTTAAATTTGAATATTTTGAAAGAGGAATTTATGAGTAGAAAAATCTTAGTAGTTAATGCAGGTAGTAGTTCAATTAAATTACAACTTTTTGAAAAAGATACTTTGCAACCAATTGCTTCAGGATTAACAGAAAGAATTACTTTACCAGACGGAATTATTAGAATTAAGTTCGCTGGTAAAGTTTATGAAGAATTTCCAGCTTTACCAAATCACGCAGTTGCGGTAGCTAAAACCTTAGCTTTAATGAAAAAAATCAACTTAATTGCTCGTCCAGAAGAAATTGAAGTTGTTGGTTTTAGAGTTGTGCATGGTGGCACTTACTTCAAAGAAAGTATTGTTTTGAATGATGATGCCATTGAAAAAATTGAAAAATGTGTAGTTTATGCACCATTGCACAACCCAGGAGCATTACAAGCAATTCGTGCGTTCCAACAAGAAATGCCTAAAGCAGTTTTAACTGCTACTTTTGACACTTCTTTCCACAACACCATTCCAGACATTAACGCGATTTACCCAATTCCTTTTGACCTTACCGAAAAACATAAAATTCGTAAGTATGGTTTTCACGGCATTAGCCACAACTTTATTAGAAACAAAGTTCGTGAACTTGTTGGCAAAGATAAGGTGAATGTAATTAACTTACACATTGGCTCAGGCGCAAGTATCTGCGTGATCAAAGATGGTGTTTCATTTGACACCTCAATGGGACTTACACCTTTAGCTGGTATTATGATGGGCACACGTTCAGGTGACATTGACCCTTCGATCATTCACTTTTTATGCAAAGAAGAAGGTTTAAGCGTTGGCGAAGTGACCGATTTACTTAACAAAAAATCAGGTTTACTTGGTGTGTCACAACTTTCAAACGATTCACGTGACATTTTAGCTGCTATTGCTCAAGGCAATAAACAAGCAAAATTTGCCAATGATCTTTATGTGCAAAAAATTGTTGATTACGTAGCAAATTACGCAAACAAACTTGAAAACAAAATTGACGCGATTGTCTTTACCGCAGGTGTAGGCGAAAATTCAAAAGAGTTACGTGAAGAAGTAATTAGCAAACTTCACTTTACTCACCTTGAATTAGACCCAGAAAAAAATGAAGAAAAATACACCGATTTCAAATTAATTTCAACACCTAACAGTAAGGTACCAATTTTTGCAATTAGAACCAATGAAGAATTACTAATTGCCCAATACGCGAAAGCGCTTGTTAACAAAAAATAATTCGTCTATTCAAAATGCCTAAAATCGCCCTTTTTCCAGGTTCATTTAATCCCATCCACGAAGGTCACTATGCCATCATCGACAAGGCATTAAAACTTTTTGACCAAGTGGTGGTATTAGTCTCGTTTAACCCAGACAAAAATAACCTTGATAACTTAGAAGAACGTTTTGCAACGGTGCAAGCTAAACTTACTCATTATGGTGATAAAGTTGTTGTGCTGCAAAACAAAAATCAGCTCACAGCTGATGTTGCCAGAAACCTTGGCATAGAATTCATCTTACGTTCCGCGCGTAATGACACAGATTATAGTTATGAACTTGAGTTAGCTGCCGGGAATAAAGCAGTTAACCCTAACTTAGAAACCATTTTAATCATTCCAGATTACGATTCGATCAATTATTCATCAACACTGATACGTCATAAGAAGAAATTAGGATTGCTTTAATGTGAAAATTTGAAAAATCAACCAATTCAGCCGAGAATTTTCTCCGTAGGCCTGGTGTGCAAGTTTGTTTTTGAGGCCGTTCTAATGTTGGTAAAAGCTCACTGCTCAATGCCCTTGTTGGGCAGAACTTAGCTTTTGTGTCAAAAACACCTGGGCGGACACAGTTAATTAATTATTTTAGTGATCACAACGGGAAGCTCTTAGTCGACTTGCCAGGTTATGGCTTTGCGCAAATGAGCAAAAGCGCCAAAATCCAAATGATGCAAATGATCGAAACTTATTTAGCAGATCTTTCCATTCCTAAACACATCATTTTGCTCATTGATTCCCGACTTGGTTTTACTGAACTTGATGCCCAAGTGATTACCTTTTTGAACCACTTAAATTTACCAATTTCTCTAGTTTATACTAAAATAGATAAATTGAATCAATCGGCCAAACACAAATTAGTTACTTCCACTCCTGCAATGTTAGAACAAAACTTCTTATTGCCAACAACACCACAATTTTTTGTTTCCAGTCATAAGCCACATACTTTAAACAAATTGGTTCTGCACATTGAAAATTTACTTTACGAAAGTGAGAAATAGTTATGAAAAAACGTAAATTAGCTTGAGTTCCTGCTTCACTTATTGGTGTGGCTGCGTTTGCTACCATTGCAAGTATGAGCGTCGGTGTGAACAACCAAAAACACACAGTGAGTGCGAACGCAATTTTAGCGCAGTACAACTTCATTGGTACAGATATGCTTAGCAAAAAAGTTTTACCAAGCACATATTCTTACGCTTCTTATGACATTCCTCAAATTACCAAACCTACTGAACTCGACCCTAACTTAAAGTATTCTTCAAGTGAAGACAAAGCTTTTTGGTCAAACCAATTCAAAGTTTCCAATGCCGGCGGCCAAGTGAATCGAAATTCCCTTTTTGCCCTTGTGAGCGATGACAAGATTCCCCTTATTAATTACAGCAACAAATATCGCTTTTACTATCGTTCTTACGCCAACGATAAAACTAGAGAACTCTTCTTGCAAGTGAGTCTGGAATCAATTGATGTCGATGTCAAAGATACTGTGGCAGAACGGCAAGCACACTGAGCACAACGCACTTTTAAATTAGACGGTTTTGCTACTCTCTCTGAGCAAGAAGAAATTGAAAGACAAAAAGTACCACACTGGCCGGTCACAGCCACCTATGCTCTTAGTCCACTTTTCTCACCAGTAGTAAAAACAGATTTAACACTGCCAACAATGAATTCTGTGCAAGACTTTTATAACTACAAAGCCACCACGACTGTTGAAGGTCAGACAGTCGATAATTACTTGTTACCTCGTGTAGATATTGAGGCGACTGAGGAAAACAAAACAAAGATCGAAGAAAGCCACCAAAAATTTAAAAAATACTTTAACTTGAATAGCTCGCCTAGTTTTAATGCTAAGAAATTCCAATTGGACACCTCACGTGCGATTTGAGTTACTTACGATGAAGCGCGCCCCGACTATTTAACATTGCACTATTATCTTTATGAAGTGGTTCCAGTTGCAACTAGTGACAATTTAGATGCGACCACACATTACACTTTTACTCGTGAGCACACACAAAATATTTTCTTTAATCTTACTGAATTAAAAAATGTCTTAAACTCACAAGTTGAAATCGTTGCTTTTGAAGGTGCGGATTTAAGCAAAATCAATCCAACTAACCAAGAACAATTTCCATTCGTGAGTCAAATTCCAGCTGGTGACAAACACAAGAATACTTTACATGGATTTTACACTTACGTAGATCTTCGTTTCAAAGAGAATTTTGCAAATTCTAAAAAATACCAAATTAGTTATTCTACTGATACTTTTAGTGGTGCAACATTCAATCAAGTTTCTGGTTACCCACTTTATTCATATGATCCTAACACTGGTGAAGCTAAATTCAAAGTTATGATTCGCCCTTCTTCACAAAGTGATAGTACAGGTCTTATTTCGTATCAAACTACTATTACTGTTCGTGGTTTCGCAAAAGAAAACACAACACCAACATTATAAAAACTGTTAACTTTACTTTCAAAAATTCAAATAAAAAACACAACTCAAAGAACCAAGTTGTGTTTTTCTTTTTTACAATTGAATCTTACCTTTAACTTTACCTTTTTCAACATCAATTTCAATAATTTCTAGTTTAATGTTGTCCCCAATACTAAAGTGTTCATAGAGCGAACCAATTTCTGCTCCTTGCGCAGTTAGCACTTTCGACTTGTGGACAAAAGCTGACTCCTTGAGACCAATATAAACAAACAAAGCGAAATCAGTAATGTTTAAGACACTACCATCAACAATCATTCCAACTTGTAAATCGTTGATGTTAACTAAATTATCTTTTAACTTATACCCCTCTTTTTCACTTCTGATGTCTTTAGTTGGGTTCATTAAAGCATCTAAAATTTGTTGAATATCATATTTGTTCGAATTAAATTCGTGCGCAAGTTTTTCTGGATCTTGCTTTAATAATAATTCACGATCAATTGAATCAAAATCTAGATTAAATTTTTCCACTATTTTGTAGGCTAATTCGTAACTTTCGGGGTGAATTGCTGTGCGGTCAAAGAATGTTTTTGAATCATGAATTCTTAAAAAACCAACAGCTTGTTCATAAGCTTTAGCGCCCAAACCTTTTACTTTTTTTAGTTGCTCACGATTTTGGAATGAACCATTTTCTGTTCTAAAAGCAACAATGGCACCGGCCACTTTTTTGTTAAGACCAGACACATATTTAAGAATTTCTTCAGTGGCACTATTTACATCCACTCCAACTAAGTTAACAACTTTATCTACTTTGAAAGTTAAAGCTTGGTTTAATTCTTTTTGGTTAACATCATGTTGATACTGACCAACTCCAATTGATTTTGGATCAATTTTAACTAATTCATTAAGTGGATCTTGGAAACGACGGCCAATGTTAATTGCTGATCTTTCTTCAACAGATAACTCAGGGAATTCTTTGATTGCAATTTCACTAGCTGAATAAACACTAGCTCCAATTTCACTCACCACAGCATATTTAATTTCTTCGTTAGGATTTTTGGTTTTTCTTTCCCTAATAATCGAAGCAACAAATTCTTCGGTTTCTCTTGAAGCAGTACCATTACCAATAACAATAATGTCACTCTGATATTTATCGAGTAACTTATTCATTAAAATAGTTGCTTTTACAGTTTGTTTTAATGGTTCATTTGGATACATAACAGCTTTTTCAAGTAAATTTCCGTTGGCATCCAAGACAGCGATTTTACAACCGTTAACAAAT includes:
- a CDS encoding acetate/propionate family kinase — its product is MSRKILVVNAGSSSIKLQLFEKDTLQPIASGLTERITLPDGIIRIKFAGKVYEEFPALPNHAVAVAKTLALMKKINLIARPEEIEVVGFRVVHGGTYFKESIVLNDDAIEKIEKCVVYAPLHNPGALQAIRAFQQEMPKAVLTATFDTSFHNTIPDINAIYPIPFDLTEKHKIRKYGFHGISHNFIRNKVRELVGKDKVNVINLHIGSGASICVIKDGVSFDTSMGLTPLAGIMMGTRSGDIDPSIIHFLCKEEGLSVGEVTDLLNKKSGLLGVSQLSNDSRDILAAIAQGNKQAKFANDLYVQKIVDYVANYANKLENKIDAIVFTAGVGENSKELREEVISKLHFTHLELDPEKNEEKYTDFKLISTPNSKVPIFAIRTNEELLIAQYAKALVNKK
- the yihA gene encoding ribosome biogenesis GTP-binding protein YihA/YsxC, which encodes MWKFEKSTNSAENFLRRPGVQVCFWGRSNVGKSSLLNALVGQNLAFVSKTPGRTQLINYFSDHNGKLLVDLPGYGFAQMSKSAKIQMMQMIETYLADLSIPKHIILLIDSRLGFTELDAQVITFLNHLNLPISLVYTKIDKLNQSAKHKLVTSTPAMLEQNFLLPTTPQFFVSSHKPHTLNKLVLHIENLLYESEK
- the coaD gene encoding pantetheine-phosphate adenylyltransferase translates to MPKIALFPGSFNPIHEGHYAIIDKALKLFDQVVVLVSFNPDKNNLDNLEERFATVQAKLTHYGDKVVVLQNKNQLTADVARNLGIEFILRSARNDTDYSYELELAAGNKAVNPNLETILIIPDYDSINYSSTLIRHKKKLGLL
- a CDS encoding helix-hairpin-helix domain-containing protein; translation: MNISITNVATKLELKESQVEVVLNLLAEGATVPFIARYRQGVTGGLDEEIIQEINSLYVYDVELNKRKEAILNILAENKLLTPELEAKINEAQTKAEVENIYEPFKIGKKTKATDAIALGLEPLAKRIFEETDPNFNPYKEAELYLNEKVPNVEFALEQANYIISQWISQDVDTRAFVKKEIYNFGNIETKLKKGAEVDDPKEIFKIYYDHKERIAYVPNHRALAMSRGEDKKIISYSLTFNLNRISYELNNKYFKNKRTGKLITAAINDALSRLILPSIEREIKSDLFERAQTEAIKIFARNVETMLLWPAVKNKKVLAIDPAFVNGCKIAVLDANGNLLEKAVMYPNEPLKQTVKATILMNKLLDKYQSDIIVIGNGTASRETEEFVASIIRERKTKNPNEEIKYAVVSEIGASVYSASEIAIKEFPELSVEERSAINIGRRFQDPLNELVKIDPKSIGVGQYQHDVNQKELNQALTFKVDKVVNLVGVDVNSATEEILKYVSGLNKKVAGAIVAFRTENGSFQNREQLKKVKGLGAKAYEQAVGFLRIHDSKTFFDRTAIHPESYELAYKIVEKFNLDFDSIDRELLLKQDPEKLAHEFNSNKYDIQQILDALMNPTKDIRSEKEGYKLKDNLVNINDLQVGMIVDGSVLNITDFALFVYIGLKESAFVHKSKVLTAQGAEIGSLYEHFSIGDNIKLEIIEIDVEKGKVKGKIQL
- a CDS encoding MAG1430 family protein — its product is MKKRKLAWVPASLIGVAAFATIASMSVGVNNQKHTVSANAILAQYNFIGTDMLSKKVLPSTYSYASYDIPQITKPTELDPNLKYSSSEDKAFWSNQFKVSNAGGQVNRNSLFALVSDDKIPLINYSNKYRFYYRSYANDKTRELFLQVSLESIDVDVKDTVAERQAHWAQRTFKLDGFATLSEQEEIERQKVPHWPVTATYALSPLFSPVVKTDLTLPTMNSVQDFYNYKATTTVEGQTVDNYLLPRVDIEATEENKTKIEESHQKFKKYFNLNSSPSFNAKKFQLDTSRAIWVTYDEARPDYLTLHYYLYEVVPVATSDNLDATTHYTFTREHTQNIFFNLTELKNVLNSQVEIVAFEGADLSKINPTNQEQFPFVSQIPAGDKHKNTLHGFYTYVDLRFKENFANSKKYQISYSTDTFSGATFNQVSGYPLYSYDPNTGEAKFKVMIRPSSQSDSTGLISYQTTITVRGFAKENTTPTL